One stretch of Vulpes lagopus strain Blue_001 chromosome X, ASM1834538v1, whole genome shotgun sequence DNA includes these proteins:
- the LOC121483257 gene encoding HCLS1-associated protein X-1-like yields MRFHDNFGFDDLIRDFNNIFSEMDAWTLPSCPSELPGPGPESETPGERQREGQTLRDSMLKYPDSHQPRIFGGVLESDTRSESSKPAPDWGSQRPFGLFDDMWPVIPRSRARKDNDLDSQVSQEGLGPVLQPQPKSYFKSVTVTKITKPDGTVEERRTVVDSESRKETTVTHQEADGSPRDDPESPTPPALDDAYSILDLFLGR; encoded by the coding sequence ATGCGTTTCCATGATAACTTCGGCTTTGATGACCTGATTCGTGATTTTAATAACATCTTCAGCGAGATGGACGCCTGGACCTTGCCTTCCTGCCCTTCTGAACTTCCAGGTCCTGGTCCTGAATCAGAGACACCTGGTGAGAGACAACGGGAGGGACAGACACTTCGGGACTCAATGCTTAAGTATCCAGATAGTCACCAGCCCAGGATCTTTGGGGGGGTCTTGGAGAGTGATACAAGAAGTGAATCCTCCAAACCAGCACCAGACTGGGGCTCCCAGAGACCTTTTGGTCTGTTTGATGATATGTGGCCTGTGATCCCCCGTTCTAGAGCCAGAAAAGACAATGATCTTGATTCGCAGGTTTCCCAGGAAGGCCTCGGCCCAGTTCTGCAGCCCCAGCCCAAATCCTATTTCAAGAGCGTCACGGTGACTAAGATCACTAAGCCAGATGGGACAGTAGAGGAGCGCCGGACTGTAGTGGATAGTGAGAGCCGGAAAGAGACCACAGTAACCCATCAAGAAGCAGATGGCAGTCCTAGAGATGATCCAGAATCACCAACACCTCCAGCCCTGGATGATGCCTATTCCATCCTGGATTTATTTCTAGGACGTTAG